From the Panulirus ornatus isolate Po-2019 chromosome 58, ASM3632096v1, whole genome shotgun sequence genome, one window contains:
- the LOC139766796 gene encoding LOW QUALITY PROTEIN: crustacyanin-A2 subunit-like (The sequence of the model RefSeq protein was modified relative to this genomic sequence to represent the inferred CDS: deleted 1 base in 1 codon) — protein sequence MFATVLAAALVICVAGDGIPEFVSSGKCAAVQLQDNFDLRRYAGRWYHTHMIENPYQAVSRCIHSTYEYSDTDYGFKVTTGGFNSNNEYLSLDLKIYPTKEFPAAHMLLDAPSVFAAPYEVIETDYDTYSCVYSCISTGNFKSEFGFVFSRTAQTSGPALQKCASVFQKNGVEFSKFVPVSQTAECVYRS from the exons ATGTTTGCTACAGTCTTGGCAGCTGCCCTTGTGATTTGTGTGGCCGGCGATGGCATTCCAGAGTTTGTGTCTTCTGGAAAATGTGCTGCTGTTCAACTCCAAGACAACTTTGATCTTCGAAGG TATGCTGGACGATGGTACCATACCCACATGATTGAGAACCCATACCAGGCGGTGAGTCGGTGCATTCACTCAACCTACGAATATTCTGATACCGACTATGGCTTCAAGGTGACTACCGGCGGCTTCAACAGTAACAACGAGTATCTCTCCCTAGACCTCAAGATCTACCCTACCAAGGAGTTCCCAGCAGCACACATGCTCCTTGACGCTCCCTCAG TGTTTGCAGCGCCGTATGAGGTCATAGAGACTGACTACGACACGTACTCC TGCGTCTATAGCTGTATCTCCACCGGTAACTTCAAATCCGAGTTCGGCTTCGTGTTCTCCCGCACAGCTCAGACTTCAGGCCCAGCCTTGCAGAAGTGTGCCAGTGTCTTCCAAAAGAATGGTGTCGAGTTCTCCAAGTTTGTACCTGTGTCGCAGACTGCTGAATGCGTCTACAGATCCTAA
- the LOC139766641 gene encoding crustacyanin-A1 subunit-like produces the protein MNTLCVLLVLVAAAAADKIPNFVVLGQCPAVDENKLWGEQVPNHSRFAGVWYEFGLTTNPYQLIEKCVRNEYFFDDEQFTVKSTGIAADGNLLRLNGQVYPNPMGDPHLTIDYENSFASPFVVLETDYTNYACTYSCVDFNSGYYTDFAFIFSRSPSLDDRYVKKCEAAFKNINVDTSRFVKTIQGRDCPYDTQKTL, from the exons ATGAACACGCTCTGCGTTCTACTGGTCCTTGTGGCAGCCGCCGCTGCTGACAAGATCCCAAACTTCGTGGTCCTCGGCCAGTGTCCTGCAGTTGACGAAAATAAGTTGTGGGGAGAGCAGGTGCCAAATCACTCAAGA TTTGCAGGAGTGTGGTATGAGTTTGGCCTTACCACTAATCCGTATCAGCTGATCGAGAAGTGCGTACGAAACGAATATTTCTTCG ATGATGAACAGTTTACCGTCAAGTCGACTGGCATCGCTGCTGATGGTAATCTGTTGAGGCTCAACGGACAGGTGTACCCCAACCCCATGGGTGATCCTCACCTCACCATTGACTACGAAAACT CCTTCGCCTCCCCATTTGTTGTCCTAGAGACGGATTACACAAACTACGCCTGCACTTACTCCTGTGTGGACTTCAACAGTGGCTATTACACGGACTTTGCCTTCATTTTCTCCCGCTCCCCGAGCCTGGATGATCGGTACGTCAAGAAATGTGAAGCTGCCTTCAAGAACATCAATGTTGACACCTCCCGCTTTGTCAAGACCATCCAGGGAAGAGATTGTCCTTATGACACCCAGAAGACCCTCTGA
- the LOC139766642 gene encoding crustacyanin-A2 subunit-like yields the protein MFATIIASVLVVSVAGEGIPDFVTPGKCASVKHQDNFDLRKYAGRWYHTHMIKNPYEAASRCIHSTYEYSETDYGFKVTTGGFNTNNEYLSLDLKIYPTKEFPAAHMLIDAPSVFAAPYEVIETDYDTYSCVYSCISTGNFKSEFGFVFSRTAQTSGPALQKCASVFQKNGVEFSKFVPVSQTAECVYRS from the exons ATGTTTGCTACCATCATCGCTTCTGTCCTCGTGGTCAGTGTGGCCGGTGAGGGTATCCCAGACTTTGTCACTCCTGGGAAATGTGCCAGTGTGAAACATCAGGATAACTTCGATCTTCGAAAG TATGCTGGACGATGGTATCATACCCACATGATTAAGAACCCATACGAGGCGGCGAGTCGATGCATTCACTCAACCTACGAATATTCTGAAACCGACTATGGCTTCAAGGTGACTACCGGCGGCTTCAACACTAACAACGAGTATCTCTCCCTAGACCTCAAGATCTACCCTACCAAGGAGTTCCCAGCAGCACACATGCTCATTGACGCTCCTTCAG TGTTTGCAGCGCCGTATGAGGTCATAGAGACTGACTACGACACGTACTCTTGCGTCTATAGCTGTATCTCCACCGGTAACTTCAAATCCGAGTTCGGCTTCGTGTTCTCCCGCACAGCTCAGACTTCAGGCCCAGCCTTGCAGAAGTGTGCCAGTGTCTTCCAAAAGAATGGTGTCGAGTTCTCCAAGTTTGTACCTGTGTCACAGACTGCTGAATGCGTCTACAGATCCTAA
- the LOC139766640 gene encoding crustacyanin-C1 subunit-like, giving the protein MRSETCLVCSTMNPICLVLAIVAAAAADKIPDFVVLGQCPAVEEIKLWAEQAPNLSKFAGVWYEHSLTTNPYQLIEKCVQNEFFFDDKQFTVKSTGIAADGNLLRRNGQVYPNPLGDPHLTIDYENSFASPFVVLETDYTNYACTYSCVDFNSGYYTDFAFIFSRSPSLDDRYVKKCEAAFKNINVDTSRFVKTIQGSDCPYDTQKTL; this is encoded by the exons ATGCGCTCAGAAACGTGTCTTGTGTGTAGCACTATGAATCCGATTTGTCTCGTCCTTGCTATTGTGGCGGCAGCCGCTGCTGACAAGATCCCAGACTTCGTGGTCCTTGGACAGTGTCCTGCAGTTGAAGAAATTAAGCTATGGGCAGAACAGGCACCCAACCTCTCAAAA ttTGCAGGAGTGTGGTATGAACATAGCCTTACCACCAATCCTTATCAACTGATCGAGAAATGCGTACAAAACGAATTTTTCTTTG ATGATAAACAGTTTACCGTCAAGTCGACTGGCATCGCTGCTGATGGTAATCTGTTGAGGCGCAACGGACAGGTGTACCCCAACCCCTTGGGTGATCCTCACCTCACCATTGACTACGAAAACT CCTTCGCCTCCCCATTTGTTGTCCTAGAGACGGATTACACAAACTACGCCTGTACTTACTCCTGTGTGGACTTCAACAGTGGCTATTACACGGACTTTGCCTTCATTTTCTCCCGCTCCCCGAGCCTGGATGATCGGTACGTCAAGAAATGTGAAGCTGCCTTCAAGAACATCAATGTTGACACCTCCCGCTTTGTCAAGACCATCCAGGGAAGCGACTGTCCTTATGACACCCAGAAGACCCTCTGA
- the LOC139766797 gene encoding crustacyanin-C1 subunit-like yields MNSRFVLLVLVAAVAADKIPDFVVPGRCPKVDRNKLWDEQTPNRDSYDGVWYEHSLTNNPYQLIERCVRNEYSFDGEKFTVVSTGLTSDGSLLRRNGQVYPNPFGEPHLTIDYEDSWAAPYVILETDYSNYACIYSCHDYNFGYYSDFAFVFSRSPDLADKYEERCVAVFKGINVDTSRFTKTLQGSSCPYDSQKTL; encoded by the exons ATGAACTCCCGGTTCGTCCTTCTTGTCCTTGTGGCCGCCGTCGCTGCCGACAAGATCCCGGACTTCGTAGTCCCCGGCAGGTGCCCCAAAGTTGACAGAAACAAACTGTGGGATGAGCAGACGCCCAACCGTGATAGC TATGATGGCGTGTGGTACGAGcactctctcactaacaatccaTATCAGCTGATCGAAAGATGTGTTCGCAACGAATATTCATTTG ATGGAGAGAAATTCACCGTCGTATCGACTGGCCTCACATCTGATGGTAGTTTGTTGAGGCGCAATGGCCAAGTATACCCTAATCCCTTCGGTGAACCTCATTTGACCATTGACTACGAGGACA GCTGGGCCGCACCTTATGTTATCCTCGAGACGGACTACAGCAACTACGCCTGCATCTACTCCTGCCACGATTACAACTTTGGCTATTACTCCGACTTCGCCTTCGTCTTCTCCCGCTCCCCAGACCTGGCTGACAAGTACGAGGAGCGATGTGTCGCTGTCTTCAAGGGTATTAATGTTGACACTTCTCGCTTCACCAAGACCCTTCAAGGATCATCCTGTCCTTATGATTCTCAGAAAACACTGTGA
- the LOC139766643 gene encoding crustacyanin-A2 subunit-like has protein sequence MSRKMIITILGFASLALVAADGIPSFVKPGKCASVANQDNFDLRKYSGRWYITHMIENEYMPVSSCIHSNYEYANTDYGFDVTTAGFDLKNDYLKIDFRIYPTKEFPAAHMLIDAPSVFASPYEVIETDYENYSCVYSCITTDNYKSEFGFVYSRFPKAEGPALQKCASVFAKNGVDFSLFNPVSHTAQCVYRA, from the exons ATGTCGCGCAAGATGATCATAACAATTCTCGGTTTTGCCTCGCTGGCCCTTGTGGCTGCTGATGGGATCCCGAGCTTCGTGAAACCTGGCAAATGTGCCTCAGTAGCGAACCAAGATAACTTCGATCTCCGAAAA TACTCCGGGCGATGGTACATAACCCATATGATTGAAAACGAATACATGCCGGTGAGTAGCTGTATCCACTCCAACTATGAATATGCCAATACCGACTATGGCTTCGATGTGACCACCGCCGGGTTCGACCTCAAGAACGACTATCTCAAAATAGACTTTAGGATCTACCCCACCAAGGAGTTCCCCGCCGCTCATATGCTCATCGATGCTCCCTCAG TGTTTGCCTCGCCTTATGAAGTGATCGAGACTGACTACGAAAACTACTCCTGCGTCTATTCCTGTATCACTACCGACAACTACAAGTCCGAGTTCGGCTTCGTGTATTCCCGCTTTCCGAAGGCAGAAGGGCCCGCCCTACAGAAGTGTGCTTCAGTCTTCGCCAAGAACGGGGTCGACTTCTCACTCTTCAATCCAGTCTCACATACGGCTCAGTGTGTTTACAGAGCTTAG